A single window of Deltaproteobacteria bacterium DNA harbors:
- a CDS encoding prolipoprotein diacylglyceryl transferase — protein MIRYPDISPTLFEFGPFKIRWYGLMYVLGFLSAYFLIPRQTRARRLGLQGKALQDFLSYLAVGLIVGARLGYVLFYQYPNLGDYLRHPLEIIAIWHGGMSFHGGLLGALLAGMLFSRNRGLSFWDLADAAILPAPIGLGLGRLGNFINGELFGRPTDVPWAMVFPGGGPVPRHPSQLYEAFLEGLVLFFFLWFIRNRPFRPGSLVCLFFGGYGVLRFFVEFFRAPDPQIGLFWHLISMGQILSAGMILSAFFLWFLLPGKDGKGGN, from the coding sequence GTGATCCGCTATCCCGACATCAGTCCCACCCTCTTTGAATTCGGGCCATTCAAGATCCGATGGTACGGTCTCATGTACGTGCTGGGCTTCCTGTCAGCCTACTTCCTTATCCCCCGACAGACGCGGGCCCGGCGGCTGGGGCTTCAAGGAAAGGCGCTCCAGGATTTCCTTTCCTATCTCGCCGTGGGCCTGATTGTGGGGGCCCGGCTCGGTTACGTCCTTTTCTACCAGTATCCCAATCTCGGGGACTACCTGCGGCACCCCCTCGAGATCATCGCTATCTGGCACGGGGGAATGTCCTTTCACGGGGGCCTGCTGGGGGCGCTTCTGGCCGGGATGCTTTTTTCCAGGAACCGTGGACTCTCCTTTTGGGATTTGGCCGACGCCGCCATCTTGCCCGCCCCCATCGGCCTGGGGCTGGGGAGGCTGGGGAACTTCATCAACGGTGAACTCTTCGGCCGTCCCACCGACGTACCTTGGGCCATGGTTTTCCCGGGCGGAGGCCCGGTTCCGCGACACCCTTCCCAGCTCTACGAGGCCTTCCTGGAGGGCCTGGTCCTCTTCTTTTTCCTTTGGTTTATCCGTAACCGTCCCTTTCGTCCCGGGTCCTTGGTCTGCCTCTTCTTCGGGGGTTACGGGGTGCTCCGTTTCTTCGTGGAGTTTTTTCGGGCTCCCGACCCGCAGATCGGTCTCTTCTGGCACCTGATCTCCATGGGCCAGATCCTGTCCGCTGGAATGATCCTGTCCGCGTTTTTCCTGTGGTTTCTGCTCCCCGGGAAGGACGGGAAAGGAGGGAATTGA